A segment of the Symmachiella macrocystis genome:
TCGTAGAATTCGTAGCGACCACTCATTGGAAAAGACGTTCGGTTTCTTCTCGTCATACCTGCCGCGACTAACGAAGTAGTTCGGATGTTCTTCGGGGAACAAGTGGCCCTGCTTATTTTCTGTTTGGAATTCCCAACCACCATGCTTAGCACGAAAGTAAAAGTCGATTCCGTCAAACACACCAAACGCTTGCGCCATTGGCCACGAGGTAGTCAGTTCGTATCCGCCACCGACTTCCGGGAATGACGCGCGATGGAAACCCGGACGACTCTCAATAATCTCCTCTTGCAGTCTGATCAACTTTATTGTCTCGCAAAACTTGTGAATTCAAAGTTCTCTGACAATCCCTTTAGCACGCACGGGTGCGGCTCAAATATGGACTCCGTCAAAACCAGTGAAGAAAATAATGTCGATCAGGACAGCCGTAATTTCTAATACAAAAATAATGATGGGCGTCAAAATAAACAGACCGATTTTCCACGACCACCTGAGGTTGAGAAAAAGCGGAATGAGACATGCAATTGCTGGCAATGCCAAATGTAACGAGCCGAATCGGTATTCTGGTTGGGATTGGGTGCGATAATGCTCATAGGATGAGGTCACCGGAAGTCCAAGTATCGCGATCATCCAAATAATGGCTAGGATATTGTTGCGGACAGGCCATCGATTCGAACCTGTATCTGTCGAGTCATGCTGCATTTCCAGTGATTAGTCTCCCACGACTTCACGTGCAACGGTCAGTACACGGTTCACAAATGCTGAATCGCAAGTGACAACGATAGTGTTCTCACCGCTCGAAACATACGATATTGGATCCAGATGATCCATGCTCGCCCAGAATTGTCGCTGCAAAGGGATTAGCCAATCGTAATTCGTTCGGTCCCAAGTCGGATCTTGCGACGCAGCCAATGCATGCGGATCGGCGAGTGTGAATCCGCAGTAACCTAAATAGTGATCCATGATGTCGATCGATGGCGGAATGGATGGCAACACATACCACTCCATTCCATCAGCAGTGTCACAAGGGATTTCTAATTGCGGCGAAATCAGTGGACTGACCATAACGCCGTTTATTCGTGTCCATCTGTTCGCTTGCGTTCCAGAGTCTGGGGTGATCGGAGCCGAGTCTGATGCAGTGAAGCAAAGACGTTGCCCAACGTGGTACTCTTTAATCAGGGTAGAAATTTCGCGAATCTCTTCGCGCACGACAATCCATGACCATTTCCCACGTGTTCCAGTAAAGATTCGGTCATCCCAGCGCATTGATCTCAGTGGGCTAACGTGTTGGTCTCACAACAATCTGCTTTCGAAAGTACCCCCGGTCCGCGTGAGCGTCAATCTCAACGTCGGCTGTGCTTCACAACGAAGCCGCATTAGGAGATAAACGTGCCGTCATAGCACCACACGTTGAAAAAAGACTCTGATCGAGCGGTCCGGCTGCGGCCGCTCTCGAATTCCCCCCAGAAGACCGTGACGCCACGGCTGCCGGGAGGTATAGTATGCGGTGAATCGCAAACCAGAATCTACCAAGCCGCTCCGCACGGGTGCCACTGGCTTCGCCAGTGCTCTTGAATTGCTCGCCCAACCGAACTTCAAGCAGGCGCATTTTTTGTGGCTAAACGAAAAACACTGGCAGAGCCAGTGGCACCCCAGTAATGCAACGATTGGCCCTCAATCTCCAAAGTCGAAGAGATCAAAACCCTCACCCCAATCACCCCCACCGGAGAAGGCGGACGCCATACCACCTAAGATCATTATTCCAACCACAACCGAGATGGCAATTTCGTAAGCGATGGCACAACAGGCGATGGTGAAGACGATTCGGTACCACCATTTTCCGATTGCATATTTTCGGGTAACGGGGCGAGCCCAGAGTGAACCAACCAACGCCAAGATGCCACACAAGACAGCGATAATGCGTAACACCCAACCGATCGTGGTGTAATCAATCGACAGCAGCGTTGGCTCGCGGTGCATGAAAAAGTCTCGAGCAACCGCGACCAGCAAGATGCCGGTTAGGCCCGCTAAACCGCCCAGCACAGAAGTCAGCAACCTGAGTTTTGGATAACCAACTGTTGTCATTGCGGGCTCCCGAGGAAAAATTCTTCTGTCGGCGAAAGCTTCAAATCACTAAACTCTAGCTGGGGGGTGTGCATTTGCAATTTGGCCGGACACCTGCGTTCTGGTACATATGTTCGTTATGCGACAGCACAGGTGCATTGAGCACTCGCCGGATATTCGACGCCCTGCTCTTTGTCGGCACTTCGTCAGCACTTCGAATCACGGTCAAATTTCCCGATAGTTTGACCAAGCGATACGCGTTACGTCTTCACCGTCGACCCGACTCACGACTAAAGTTGTTGAGGATTTGGCTTCATTGATTGCGATGACGTACAGTTTGGAGGGGCGATCGTCTGAAACGTCTTGAATCAAAATCGATCGTTCCGTCTTGACCTGTTCGCCTTTCTTTCCGCCCAAGTTGTTGCCCTCGGCGTCAACGTTCAGTTTTTTGCGATAGAAGTCCATCACTTTTTCTGCTGAGTCCGGTGTTGTGAGAATCGCTTTGCTCTTGATTGCGGTGACTCCTTGAATGGCGGCACCAGAGCCTTCGGCGCCATTGAATTTTGATTCGGGGTATTGCCATTCAAGAAGCATGCCCAGCAGCGTTACTTTCTCCTCAGGCGGTGCTTCATCGGCAACACCCCTAATGCAAACGAGTGGGACAAGGATGAGCGTTGAAAGAATTATCATGTGCTTAAGCATTGCATTCGGTCCTATTAGAAGATAGTTCGCGAATCATCTACCGCCGGCATTCACGGAATTGCGACGTGCACGGGCACTCCAGCGGATTACTTATCCGGTTGGTGAGTTGCCGCGACTGCTGTTTGTTTGATGTAATGTGCACCAACGACAGAAAACGGTAACCCTACGATAGTAACGAGATAATCTGGTCCAATCTGAGTCCAGTTCCAATCCCAGTAAGCAGCGATGACGATCGGTGGCACGAGAAGGGCAACAGCACCGGAGACCATTGAGACAGTCCGAGGAAAATGCACACCGCGATGGGCAATGTACATGCCGGCACACGTGAACGGGACAATCACGCACATAATGAGACCGGTCACCCCTTCATCCGGTTTACCAAAACAGATCATCGCCACAATAACGCCAGCCAGCATCAGGATGAAGTGAGCAGCAGCGCCCGCGATGACGTCGTATGTAAATTGAAGAATCGTCCGCATACGTGGTCCGAACATTTGTGCCGCAGAATTTGTGTTTCTCTCAATAGTCCGTATTGAAAAGTACCCCCGGTCCGCATGAGCGTCAATCTCAACGTCGGCTGTACGTCACAACGAAACCGCTTCAGGAGATAAACGTGCCGTCGTAGCTCGGCACATCAAAAGACTGACTCTGCTCAAGCGATCCGACTGCGGCCGCTAATAAAAAGCCCAAAAAGACCGTGACGCCACGGCCGCCGGGAGGTATAGTATGCGGTGAATCGCAAACCAGGATCTACCAAGCCGCTCCGCTAAAGGTCACACTCAAATGCCCCGCGTGAATTTCACTGCCAACCTCAATCGGCATCTTGACTGTCCGGTTGTTGATGTCGAAGCGGTGACGCTCCGGGAGGCGCTTGAGGCGGTGTTTCGCGACAATCCGCGGTTGCGGGGTTATGTGTTGGACGATCAAAATCGTGTGCGGCAGCACATTACGATTTTTGTGGACAGCCGGCCGATTTGCGATCACAATGATCTGAGCGATTCGCTCGAACCGTCCAGCGAGGTGTTCGTCATGCAGGCCTTGTCGGGCGGCTAACGCAACAGTTCTAGCATAGGCAAGGTGACCGATGAACGTTTTGCTCAAAACAGACCCCGCGATGTTGAATCGGCGACTCGATTCGCTCGTTGGACTTGCCGCAGCCTTCATCCTTTGCGGACTCCCCGCCTTGTTGGCTGCTGACGAAACACAACCAGCGTCTGCCGACAAAGCTGCATGGGGTTCGGTGACCGGTCGCGTGGTATTTGAGGGTGACATGGCCAATCCACTGTTGGATCGTTTTCGCGGGGAGCTTCCGGTGTACGCGGGAAGGAGGACACAACGGGCGGCAGCGGGATTGGAGCCAGATAATCCCAACGCTGTGCGGCAAGTCGGCGTGGAGATCAATCGCACCTTAATGATCGACGAATCGACACGCGGAATTAAAAACGCGTTTGTTTATCTCCGGAAAGCTCCGGACGCGATTCATCCAAGGTACAGCGAGAAAGAGTTGGAGGATGTCAAAATCGTCTCCCGCCACACGCGGTTTATTCCTCGTGCCTCTGTCGTGCGACTCGGGCAAACGGTGGAACTCAAAAACTTATCGCCGAATCAAATAACGAATTTCAACGTCAGTCCGGTTCGTAGTGTGGCCGTCAATTATTTGCTCAAGCCATTGAAGCAGTCGGAGTGGAACCCGCAACGTACGGAGAGGTTTCCGATCCGCATCCAAAATGATTTTCAGCCGATGGCCAAAGCCTGGCTACTGATTTTGGATCACCCCTACGCGGTTGTTACGGCGGCAGATGGGACCTTTACGATCCCGGACCTGCCGGTCGGTGAACATCGCTTGAGGGTCTGGCACGAAACGATGGGATACGTCGAGAAATTTGTGAATGTCACTGTCGAGGCGGGCAAAACGACAAACTTACCCAACTGCAAATTGACGTTAGAAAAGCTTCGTAAAAAACATCAACGTTGAATCGCCACTTAATCTCTGACGAGAATAGATCATGAGTGATTGCCTGCACGTGGGAACGAAGAAAGGGTTATTCACCCTCCGCCGGAATAGCGCGGCGGACAAATGGACGATCACGCGCCGCGATTTTCTTGGCGAACCGGTCTCCATGCTGTTTCATGATACGCGCGATGGGAGTTTGTATTGCGCTTTGAACCACGGGCACTTCGGTGTGAAATTGCATCGCCAGGAGCAAGGTGAAGAGACGTGGACCGAAATCGCAGCTCCGCAATTCCCCGAGCAGACGCCTGCGGAAAAACAGCAGGAGGAAGAGAAAGAAGGACGGCCCAACTCGTGGAGTCTGTCGCAGATTTGGGCGCTGGAGTCGGGCGGCGAGGATCAACCTGGGGTACTGTGGGCGGGAACGATCCCCGGCGGATTGTTTCGTTCTCCCGACCGGGGTGAGTCGTGGCAACTACTGCGCTCCTTGTGGGACCGTCCGGAACGTCTGCAGTGGTTTGGCGGCGGGTACGACGATCCGGGCATCCACTCGGTCTGTGTCGACCCGCGTGATTCCGCGCATGTCACCGTGGGTGTCTCCTGCGGCGGCGTGTGGGCCACGCGTGATGGCGGCGAAACGTGGGCCCTTTGCGCCGACGGCATGCGGGCTGAATACATGCCTCCCGAACTGGCCGGCGCGGGCAATGTTCAGGATCCGCACCGGTTGGTCAATTGCCCCGCTGATCCGGATACGTTTTGGGTGCAACACCACAACGGGATCTTTCGCACCACCGACGACTGTCAGTCTTGGCAAGAATTGGATCGCGTGCAGCCATCCGGTTTCGGTTTTGCCGTCGCAGTGCATCCACAAAATCCCGACACCGCTTGGTTCGTCCCTGCAGTCAAAGACGAATGCCGCATTCCGGTGGCCGGTAAAATGGTCGTGACGCGAACCGATGACGGCGGACAATCCTTCATCATCATGAGCGACGGTCTGCCGGCAACCGATGCCTATGACCTGGTCTACCGGCACGCCCTGGACATCGACGCCACCGGTCGCAATCTGGTGATGGGCTCCACCACCGGTTCGCTGTGGGTGTCGAGCGATGCGGGAGAGTCATGGCAAACGGTGTCGCAGCATCTCCCCCCGGTGCATGTAACGCGGTTTGCGGGTTAATGCGTAACGAGCAATCACCCGTCGATTCAAAAAATCGTTGACCCAGAGGCGAACTTCACTTCTCTCCAGATTGGCGGTCACGTAGCCCAAATCCCCTGAAAAACCAGCCTGGATTGACTCATCTCCCAAATCGGGCTATAGTATCAGCACCGATTGATGTATGGCAGAGATTGCTTGATTCTCGGGTGGGCGGGGCAGCCCTAGATGCTTTCTCTAGAATCAGTGGCTGTGTTCTTCTGAACATGGCACCATGCGGTGAGTTTTTCGCCGAAGCTCTTACCTGCCATACCCTTACGTGTTTTGTCTTTTCGGAACTACGTCGACGTGCTTTCGTGTCACCTGCGGCTTTGAACGCGGCGTTTCGTACGAGGGCGGACCGAGTCTTGTTCGTTGCTAAACCGGCGAATGACGGTCATGGTGACGGATGCGGGGAAATCCTGCGATCCGATGCCCTACGAAGGAATGGATTCGAAAAGTTTAATTTTGTCAGTGAACTGACGCGAAGCCGGAAATTGATGGCCGGCAAAAATTCAAAATGAGCTTCCAGCCCCGCAGGCAGATCTTGCATCCTTCGATTTTTTCGGGGAGATATTGCGCGCCGACGGATCGTGAAGCCACAACCAGGAGAATTCATTGTCCAACGAAACGGAGAAGCCAGAAAAAGGCTTCGCAGACTTCGGTCTCAGCGAGACGACCCTCAAAGCTCTAAAGAAGGTCAATTACGAAACCCCCAGTCCCATTCAAGCAGCGTTCATTCCCATTGCCGTGACCGGCAAGGACTGTATGGGACAGGCCCAAACGGGCACTGGCAAGACAGCCTCTTTTGTATTGCCGTCGCTACAAGCCATCGATGATCGCATTCCCGCTACGCAAGTGCTCGTGCTCACGCCGACACGCGAATTGAGCGATCAAGTCAATGCGGAAGCCCAGCGGCTTTGCCACGGTACCAGATGTCGCACCACCAGTTGCGTGGGGGGCAAGGATATCCGCAAGCAGATCTCTGACCTCAAACGTGGGGCACAAATCGCGGTCGGAACACCCGGACGGGTGTTGGATTTAATTTCCCGTGGCGTGCTGGATCTCTCAACACTCAAAATCGTGATTTTGGACGAAGCGGATCGGATGCTCGACATCGGATTTCGTCCTGACATCGAAAAAATCCTCCGCAGCTGTCCCGAGAAACGGCAAACATTGTTGCTCTCCGCCACGATGCCGCCGCCGGTCGAACGATTGGCGCGACGGTTCATGAACGAACCGGAGCGGGTCGATCTGTCGACGAAGGGAATCGCCGCAACCACCGTTGAGCAGTTCTGCGTGACGGTCGATCGCAATCGCAAATTTGAATTGCTGACGCGCGTTTTGTTTCAAGAAAAACCGCGACAAGCGATCGTGTTTACGCGGACCAAGCGTGGCGCGGATGCGTTGCTGAAACGGTTGTCGCGAAAACTGACCAATCAGATCGCGGTGATTCACGGCGACTTGCAACAGCGGCAGCGGGACCGCGTGCTGAATGGTTTTCGCGAAGGCAACATTCGGTTGTTGATCGCCACCGACGTGATGGGACGCGGCATCGACGTCAGCGGCGTCTCACACATCATCAACTACGACATCCCGGAATTTTGCGATGACTACGTACATCGCATCGGCCGGACCGGACGCATGAACGGCGAACGAGGTCGCGGATTTACATTCGTCACCCCCGAGGAAGGGGAACAGTTGACCAACATCGAGATCCGCATCAACGGACTGCTGCAGCCGTATTCGGTACCCAATTTCGATGCCTTTGAGCCCCGCAAACCGTACGATCCGGAAAAGGCGGCTGAAGAACGCGAAAAATCGCCGCCTCCGCCGACGCGGAACGGCCGTTTCCGCCGCACCGCGCTCTCCGCCCGGGTGGTCTAATACTTCCCGGGGAATACCCAGGAATAGGAGGAAAAACCCCAGGTTTTTCCACCGTTTATGTGACATGTTGCGTAAAATGAATGGCAGAGCCGTATAGCGCCAGGCTCTGCCATTTTTTCGTATCCGCGACAAGTTCGTTCACATTCACAAGGGGAGCCAGCGAGATGATTAAGAAGGTTTGTGGGTTGTTCACAGCGGTCTGTGTGTCGATGTCAGCAACGGTGGCCATGGCGCAAGACCTGTCCGAATTGGACGG
Coding sequences within it:
- a CDS encoding MoaD/ThiS family protein; protein product: MPRVNFTANLNRHLDCPVVDVEAVTLREALEAVFRDNPRLRGYVLDDQNRVRQHITIFVDSRPICDHNDLSDSLEPSSEVFVMQALSGG
- a CDS encoding carboxypeptidase-like regulatory domain-containing protein, which translates into the protein MNVLLKTDPAMLNRRLDSLVGLAAAFILCGLPALLAADETQPASADKAAWGSVTGRVVFEGDMANPLLDRFRGELPVYAGRRTQRAAAGLEPDNPNAVRQVGVEINRTLMIDESTRGIKNAFVYLRKAPDAIHPRYSEKELEDVKIVSRHTRFIPRASVVRLGQTVELKNLSPNQITNFNVSPVRSVAVNYLLKPLKQSEWNPQRTERFPIRIQNDFQPMAKAWLLILDHPYAVVTAADGTFTIPDLPVGEHRLRVWHETMGYVEKFVNVTVEAGKTTNLPNCKLTLEKLRKKHQR
- a CDS encoding WD40/YVTN/BNR-like repeat-containing protein, producing the protein MSDCLHVGTKKGLFTLRRNSAADKWTITRRDFLGEPVSMLFHDTRDGSLYCALNHGHFGVKLHRQEQGEETWTEIAAPQFPEQTPAEKQQEEEKEGRPNSWSLSQIWALESGGEDQPGVLWAGTIPGGLFRSPDRGESWQLLRSLWDRPERLQWFGGGYDDPGIHSVCVDPRDSAHVTVGVSCGGVWATRDGGETWALCADGMRAEYMPPELAGAGNVQDPHRLVNCPADPDTFWVQHHNGIFRTTDDCQSWQELDRVQPSGFGFAVAVHPQNPDTAWFVPAVKDECRIPVAGKMVVTRTDDGGQSFIIMSDGLPATDAYDLVYRHALDIDATGRNLVMGSTTGSLWVSSDAGESWQTVSQHLPPVHVTRFAG
- a CDS encoding DEAD/DEAH box helicase — its product is MSNETEKPEKGFADFGLSETTLKALKKVNYETPSPIQAAFIPIAVTGKDCMGQAQTGTGKTASFVLPSLQAIDDRIPATQVLVLTPTRELSDQVNAEAQRLCHGTRCRTTSCVGGKDIRKQISDLKRGAQIAVGTPGRVLDLISRGVLDLSTLKIVILDEADRMLDIGFRPDIEKILRSCPEKRQTLLLSATMPPPVERLARRFMNEPERVDLSTKGIAATTVEQFCVTVDRNRKFELLTRVLFQEKPRQAIVFTRTKRGADALLKRLSRKLTNQIAVIHGDLQQRQRDRVLNGFREGNIRLLIATDVMGRGIDVSGVSHIINYDIPEFCDDYVHRIGRTGRMNGERGRGFTFVTPEEGEQLTNIEIRINGLLQPYSVPNFDAFEPRKPYDPEKAAEEREKSPPPPTRNGRFRRTALSARVV